The DNA window catgttttagcAGCACAGGTCTAGCatgtaacttttgtaaaaaatatatttttttacatatttgttgaaattgtcacCATATGTATGTACCATataaaacagataatctgtgaagaaTTAAACTCTACCTAGAAACAACCAATGCAACACGCATTGGCTGCTCATCCTCTCTCCATGACCCCTTCTTGCTAGCgtagcctgttgtgaatgctagactagttagcatagccactgatgacagaggataaatggttttcctgtaaggGTAAGTTGGTTCTCTGACTAACACGTTGAGCAGCAACTACACGAGGTTGATCGACAGCGCTAACACACTTCTCAGGAGTGTTGAATTTCTTCAAACAGCAACAGTAGTTCAGAGCGAAGGTGGATGAGATAAATTTTTTCATAACAAACTAACGaaatggtgacagttttaacaaagacgtaaaaaatatatttcttataaacacagggtttcctccagtgttttataagcctggcgaGCCACCAGgatttacttgtgcccccaccaggctaaacattgattatttttaagcaataagtctttttaaaatgtttgcattttttaaggctttatagttggtgttcagatattaatcttccaatctttcaataacacataattatcaagtgatattttcaaatttcctgtcaaccttaaacactttttaactcaaaaacacgacgcgctggtggatgaatgactgccctagtGCCCAACCACCAGggttagcaagttttctggggtaAACCTTGTAAACAGTACATGCTGCACCTTTAAATTCTCgactcaaaaagtgaaacacaaacactttcagTGTGAAGAGACTAAATACCTTTAGATGCTTTTGGAATTGCTGGATGATCTTCAGCAACGTGGCTGACTGGAGGACTTCAAACTCCTGAGCGATGAGGGACAGTGCCAGCACTgatggctgtaaaaaaaaatacaacaaacatttCAGAGATTCAAAGCAAAAACCGCTATTCTGACAAATTGCCACCTGAGAGCAATCCTTACTTTGGCTTTAGAGAAAACAAGACGGCATAAGCAGGCTTTTAGCTGTGCTTCCAGCCTTCCAATGCTTGGGATCTCCTCCCTTAAAATATAAAGGGAACCCCACTGTGATCCGCTGGTTACAGACCTCATGAAGAAGAATCTGTTTAACCGGCTCCATGGAAACTGGAGCCATcacagaaaaaaccccaacaacaaGCAGGAAGAGAAGAGCGCTTACCTTTCACCAAACAGGGAGCCAATGGCGGAGTGGTAGAGGTGCAGGAAGGTCAGAGCCGTCACCATGTCGGGATCCACGCTGAGTTTCTCCGAGATGATTTTCTCCATGCGGTTGAGGTCGGACACGGTGAACCTGCTTTGGCTGATGCGGATGAGTTCATGGGTGGGTGAGACGTTGCTCTCCTCCTCGACCATTTTGGCAGCGATGTGAAGACAGCACACCCCGATGCAGGGCACGTGTTTGGGCTGCACCTGTCCCAACGGCAGAAATGCATCTGGATCAGCGTCCAATGGTCTGTGCTTCATTTATTCATGATTAACTTAAAGAGGGGTTagaaatttttgtttctttcagtacTAATAcgacacagaaaaacagttcTGAATTGACtttaagtatttctttttttaacacagacataaatgtaatgaagtataaatgtatttgataactctACACCAGCATAcaacacttaaatacaccaatagcttggCTAGAAACGTAAAAACCacacaaatttaatttgttcagtcataGGAGTATAAAggccaatttaaaataaataagaaactgaaactgacagaaacaataGATTGACTACCTTgatcaaacatgcaaaatataaactgcaacaaactttctttcaaatgattcagaaagtccatttaggaattctaaatattgtgtaaaataaataatacaccATGATGCTGCTTGGAGAGAAATTGATATTTTGGCCATTAAATGCCTGATCAGTGCACAATATCATGTTTTCCTAACATTGTACAGCCCTGATGTCAACAACTTCATATGATCTTTGCTTTAACATGTCGGTAGAGAACTACATGTCCAAAGGTCTTTGGAACAACTGACTCATGTCAGAGGAACACACAGTTCGTACCGGCTCATAGAATGAATGCAAGATTTGCATCATGAAGTTCTTTGGAAATGTActtcaaaaaatatcaatttatgGAAAATCTGAAGATTTCCAACTTGCTACTAAGACATAAAGTGGAAAGTGGATATGaagattttgaatttaaaaacataagtgTTAAACTTGAAATTCTTACCTTCATGATGGTGAGAAATCTATCAAGCAAATTGACAGCTTGCACAAAGGTTTGAGTCCTGTAGCCAAAGAAACTGGTCAGGCTCCGCAGTTCTTCCACTTTGCCGTCTCTGCACTTTGCAGACACTCCGCTGTGAATCTAATAAGAAGGATTGTTATCCATTTGGAGGAAATCTGTGGTAACAGCATTTATCCTGTCTTCACTAATCAAGTGTGAAAATCCTAAAAAGTAGGTCACCTCCGGGGATGTAGACTCTATCAGGTTGAGGCCTGCTTCCCTGGGGAGAAAGTTGTACTCCTTTGCACAGCATGACTTCAGCTCATTCAAGAGCAGACTGTCAATGCCCTGAAGGTCTCTCATCCTGCAGAAGAGCATatttaaaaatccaattaaCATTAAAGTCCAAGAAGACCCCTAGAGCAGGGATTCCTCAAAGGACCGAAGAGAACAGCGTATTTAAAAGTTGTCGCCCAAACCACACCTACTGGGTGTCAGATGTCTGAACTGTAAGTTCTTagaacagaaaaccaaaatatcCTGATTGTTACGTTGTGATAAACAAAGCAACAGCATTGATCTATTAAAGAatagagaaataataaaattgtttcaTGAAAGTTAATGTAGTTCAATGTCT is part of the Poecilia reticulata strain Guanapo linkage group LG9, Guppy_female_1.0+MT, whole genome shotgun sequence genome and encodes:
- the LOC103469924 gene encoding cyclin-G2-like is translated as MRDLQGIDSLLLNELKSCCAKEYNFLPREAGLNLIESTSPEIHSGVSAKCRDGKVEELRSLTSFFGYRTQTFVQAVNLLDRFLTIMKVQPKHVPCIGVCCLHIAAKMVEEESNVSPTHELIRISQSRFTVSDLNRMEKIISEKLSVDPDMVTALTFLHLYHSAIGSLFGEREEIPSIGRLEAQLKACLCRLVFSKAKPSVLALSLIAQEFEVLQSATLLKIIQQFQKHLKIGDSELLHWKELVTKCMMEYRSSECNKPDNKKLVWIVSRRTAQSLQTYHFSVPGLPTIPEMSWDESESEDSCEDLSSVDSSPCGSLGSDGEGAFFPSLFHH